A window of Adhaeribacter arboris genomic DNA:
AAGTTTTGCGAGTAGCCAACCAGTGGGTAATGTCCATACCCTACCAGGCACATGAATACTAAACAATATCGGGTAGACTTTCTCATAAGTAAAACGCAATTAATAGGTTAACTCTATAAAAAGGTAAGCGTATGCGGAATAGACGTGGCGTACTTGCGCCACAGTAATCTGAATAAAATGAGACTTATAAGGTTCAAGCCACAAAAGCTTGAACCAGGATTATTTTATTAGAATGGTGTTCCCTCCTAACTCCTTTAGGAGAGTATTAAAACTTTTTTAAATTAAGGCTGCGCGGTTACGGGTTCGGTAAGCTGATAAGTAGATTTATCTACTAAAACTAATTGCAAGTCCAGCATTTCGGAAAGCGATTGCAGAAGCGATTCGGGTTTAGTTACTTTAAAAGTTCCGCCAAAGGTGCGATTGGCCACCAAAGAATCCGGTATAATTAACTTAATTCCAAAACTTTCTTCCAAAATAGCCGCAATTTCCCGTACCGACGTATTGTCGAAAATAAACCGTTTTTCTTCCCAAGCCTGATGCGCCAGCAACGATTGTTTATGTTTCAGTTGTAACTTGCCACCCGAATTAATGGTAACCACATCGCCGGGCCGGATAGCCAAAGGAGTTTTAAGCCCACTTTTAGGTGACCGCAACCGTACTTTCCCTTGGTTGAGCACTACTTTACTGCCTCTTTTCCGGCTGAACACCACAAATTCGGTCCCTAGTACTTCTACCTCTAGTTGCTCAGGAGTCCGAACGATGAATTTCTGGTGACTTTTTGTGTGTACTATTTTAAATTTTGCTTCGCCACTTAGTAAAACCTCCCGGCTCTTGCTTCCAAACCCAAACCTTGGAACTCTCAGGCTTGAATTAGCATTCATGACTACCCGGCTGCCGTCGGGGAGCGCCAAGGTTTTTACTTCTCCGTAGGCAGTCCGGTATTCGGTATTTAAAATTTGGTCTTTTTGTACCCAAAGCGTAGCAAAAGAAATTAGCAGAAAAACCACGCTGGCGGCAGCATACCCGTATCTAAAGCTCCGAATAGAGCTAAGAAAGGGCAATACCTTGGTAAAGTCTGTATTGGAAGTTGTGCAATTTTTACTGCCTGTGCCAGCTTCCTGTATCCGAAATAATAATTTTTGGTAAGCTTCTCCCGTGTCGGGGGTTAGTTGCAGGTTCTCATTCTCCCATTCTTCGGTCCATTGATAATACAATTCTTGGTTAGCTTCTTCTTCCAGCCACTTTTGTATAAGCGCCCGCTGCATGAGAGTCGCTTTTCCCTCAAAAAAATTAAACAATGTATGTTTATCAATTTCCGCTTTCATAGTTTAATAAAATGTATGCCCTCTCCAAGGTCATCAGTATAGAATCAATGCTCGGCCATCATCAGAACCTGCACCATCCCGACCAGAGTCAGAAAGGCATCTTTCTTTAAGATTTTCCGGAGAATGTGGAGTACCCGAGTGATATGACCTTCCACGGTTTTAACAGAAATCTCTAATTTATCCGCGATTAAAGCGTTTTTCATGCCTTCAAACCGGCTCATTATAAACACCTTCTGGCTTTGCGGCGAGACCTCCTTAATCAGCTTATCAATTTTCAGGTAAAGTTCGTTGTACTGCAGCATCTCGTCGGGCAAGGCTTTTTTATCTAAAGGGTCATTTTCGTAAATATCTACTTTAGGCCTTTTATGAAACCCCGACCGCAAATAAGACAAAGCCTGGTTACGAGCTGCCACGAACAAATAAGCCCGGTAAGAGGTGTGGTTCTTTTGGTATAATTGATGTTCCCAAAAACTAAAAAACACATCGGCTACCAAATCTTCGGCTATGTCCCGGGATAAAGTAATACGGGCCACATGGCTGCACAAGGGCCGGTAATACCTTCTGAAAAGCATTTCGTATCCAGCTGCCGGGCTGTTTTCAAAGGCTTTCCGGATGAACAATTCGCTATCATTCAAATTAGTAGGAACCACCTCTTCTTTCCTATCCGACACAGAAATAGGATTATAGCAGTCCTCTGAATTCAGCTTGTCACTTGCAAACATAATGTTATCCGAACAGTTATCAGTAAGACGCAACAGGTTCAATTTACCCTTGGTCTTTTGATAAAATTTATTGAAAAAAAATATCCAGATGATTGTCGTTTATCAAAAAACTTCAATTATCGGGTTCTAGTTTGATGATTGTGGCAAAAGGAGGCGGAAGAATAAATTCCATTTAAGGTCATATCAGCAACTGGTTTAAGGTAATAAAGCTAAATCCTGTTATTTTTATAAATCAATATTTATTCAATACAAAAAACTGCAGTTGAATGCTGTATCTACCTCTTTTATGGAATTAAGTAAAATCAATTTGGTGTTAATTCCCGATTTAAAAGATAATGGTGTAGTGTGAATGCAAATAAATAAGAGGACAGAAATAAGTTCAAGTATTCTGTCCTTCAGGAGAAAACTATTCTGCTTCATAGCTAAATAGTTTCCTCCTGAAGGACGTAAAAAATTATCTTTCTCTATTGTAATTTAATTTTGGCCAATTGCTTATTATAGTTTAGTTTACAGTTACCCCTAAGTAAAATTATCTAATTCTCCATTTAATCTATTTCCAAGGTAGACTTCGGTATCCTCCATACTAAATTATTTACCGACTATATGCCCACCTCTTTCTGGGATGTCTATGCAAATGCCAAATCAGCCAAAGAGCGAATGAAAACTCATTAGATTGGTTATAAACTTTAAGTTTTCAAGATTGAAATCTTTACATAATTTAAATTATTTATAAGCGGTATCGGATGGCAGGAAATAAACCCAATTGAGGCTTAGGTATTTGTTCCCTTGGTCAGGTGGGAAATTCGTTGCGACTACATAGAGCGAATGTTTGCCGATCAAAGGTTTAATCCGGAGGGTTTGTTCTTTCCAATCCGTAATCAGATTGGTGATATTTCCCCCAGGGGTTTCGTTGGGTTGTAAATCAAGGGCACCTATTTCGATGCCACTAGGTTTATCTAGCCGGAAAGATAAACGGCAAGTAAAAGAAGTAGAAAAAGCTATCTTCAGGTTTTCAATAGTCGTCAGATCCAGGTTTTGGAAAGAGATATAGCTATTGTCAGCGGGAAAACGAATATAGGCATTGTTGTAGCGGATGGCAGCCTGATTCTCATCACAATAGATGGCTTTTACCTTGGCATTGCGTAAGGCCTGCGTGATTTGCCCCACCTGAGGTGGGGTATTCCCAAAACCTTTGTCCTGGTACATGCTCCGGAAAATATATAATCCTTCCGCCTTATTATCTGGTTTAAATATACCCTGCATAGGTAACCGGTTTTTTGCTTCCTGATTCATTTTAACAGCCAGGATATATTTAACCATTTGGGAAACTTCTTTGTCCGTGAGTTGGGGGTGGGCCGACATGGCTGCTTCGCCCCAATTGCCATTACCACCTTTAATAACTTTTTGCGTTAAAGCGCTGATGCTTTTGTCCTCTTCGGGGTAGCGGTTGGCAATTTGTACCCACGAGGGGCCAATGGACTTTGTTTTTTCCTGATGACATCCCAGGCAGTCGCTTTGCTTAATTAATTGTTGACCGGGATGCAGATAAATGGAGGTGGGTTTTTCCTGATTCTGAGCCAGAAAGGTTAGGTCCGTTCCCATATCGGCCAAATCTACCGTCGTTAATACTTCCTGAGGAGCAATTTTTCCAGTACCCAAACTGCCGTCCTCCTTGTCTTTCACTTTCACCTGGTAGCGAACAGGCATCTGATTCCAGTAAAAACTCTGATTACCGGCAAAGTTGATGGTTACTTCCGGTTGCTCATTCCCTGCCTCAATTTTAATTTCCTGGGTAGAACTCTCACCTTGGTTATCGGTTACTTTTAAAGAAATTCGGAAGCTGCCAGGGCGATCGAACTGATATTTTGTTTCGGAACCTGCTGCAAGGGATTTTTCCGAGTCCAGTAGTTGCCATTCATACGTCAGCTTATCGTTTTTATCATAATCAAATGATTCTGCTCCCGAGAAAGAAACAGTCAGGGGCACCGCGCCCGCCGTTTTGCTGGCCTTAATTTTAGCTACTGGCGGTCGGTTACCTTCGATGTAATCAATCCGGACGAGGCGGGAATTCTGATTTTGGGCAAACCAACCGGTACCATATTCCAGCACGTAGAGCGCTCCATCCGGCCCAAACTCTAAATCTATCGGATGGTCGAATTTTGCGGTCGGCATAAACCGTTCAATATCTTTGATGTTACCGGCTTCATCCAGAGTTACTACATTTATCCAGTCGCGCAGCCACTCGGCGATAAACCACTTGCCATTGTAATAATCCGGAAATTTACGCGGCGTTTTCACCCAGGCAGGTGTTTGCTGGTAATTTTTGCTGTAATAAAAGGGTCCGGCAATCGGGCTTTTGCCGCCCGTACCTAAATTTTTGAATTCTTTCGATTCGTCGTAAGAATACCAGATTAACGCGCCCACAGCCGGTGGCAACTCCTGTGATCCGGTATTGTTGGGCGAATTATTAATGGGTTTTAGTGGGTTAAAAAACAGGCCTGTTTTCTCGGTAGCAAAGTCGAAGTCCGCGTAGGGTTGGTTGTTGCCGGCAAAATAAGGCCAACCGAAAAAGCCGGGTTGTTTGGCCTGGTGCCATTCGTCGTAGCTGATGGGCCCACGGGCCGGATTATCAATGGTATTCTGGCCAACATCGCCCCAGTACAACCAACCGGTTTTGGCATCAATAGCAATCCGGTAAGGATTGCGCACACCCATGGCGTAAATTTCGGGCCGTGTTTTAGGCGTATTTACCGGAAACAAGTTTCCTTCGGGTATGGTGTACGTACCATCCGGTTCGGGTTTAATGCGCAGTATTTTGCCGCGTAAATCATTAGTGTTACCGGCGGTTCGTTGCGCATCCCAGAACTCCCGGCCTTTTCTTTCGTCGATGGAGTTGTAATAACCCGGATTGTGCGGATTGGTATTGTCGCCGAGGGCAATGTATAAGTTCTTATCCGGTCCAAAAGCCAGCGAACCCGCCGAATGACAGCATTCCTGACGTTGCGTCGGAATCTCCAGCAATACTTTTTCGGACTTTACGTCTAAGGTGCCATTGGCAAAATTAAACCGCGACACCCGCTGTACAGCTTTATCCCCTACCGGAGAATAGAAAAAATAAATAAAATGATTTAGCGCATAATCCGGGTCTAAAGCCAGACCTAATAAACCATCTTCCAAATCGTGGAAAACGGGTAGATTAGTTACTAGCCGCAGTTTATTTTCTTTGGCGTCAAACAGCTTGATTCCCCCGGTCCTTTCAATTAGCAATACATCCCCTTCTGGCAAAATCTGCAGTTCCAGGGGTTCATTTAAATTAGAAGCCAGTTCTATTTTCTGAAAACGTTCCGGGTCGGGTACTATTGGCTGGGTTGGTGCTTTGGTTTCGGAAGAGGTTTTGCTGTTTACTGCTTTATTCGCACTGGTACCTGTACAAGAAGAAAAACCTAATGCAATAGCTAAACAGATAAATAATAGTGAAATTTTAAAGGCTCCGAATAAAACCTGCATAAACTCAAAATTTTTATTTTTAAAGTATTTGTAACTAGTACCAACGATTACCTGCCTTATGCCGATTTAAAGTTAGAAAAGACAAAAATTTTGTTCCTTTAGGTAGTTGTAATAGAACCAGCATACTCTTCCTGAATCGGTAACCCGGCAGCATTAGGTTTATTTTTTTTATTTTGATCTTTGAAGAACAGCAAAAATAAAAAGGTTACCACGCCAGCAATGGTAGCGGGTATTAACCAGATAAATGACCAATCGTGATTTCCGGTTGGAGTCTGCCATTTATCTACCACTAACCCTGAAATAAGCGAACCGATAAGCATGCCAACCCCGTAGGTGGCTAAGGTAATCAGGCCTTGAGCCGCGCTTTTGAACCTTTCCCCGGCTAAGTTATCGGTATAAATCTGACCGGTAACAAAAAAGAAGTCGTAACAAATACCGTGTAAAACAATACCTACAATCAACATCCAATAGTTGGCAGCGGTATCTCCGAACGCAAATAAAATATAGCGAAAAATCCAGGCCAGCATTCCAACGGCCAGCATCTTTTTTACTCCCAAACGGACAAAAAACAAAGGCATTAAAATCATAAATAACAATTCTGATACCTGGCCTAAAGACTGTTTGCCAGCCGCCGCTGCCATTCCTATTTCATTCAGAAAGGGATTGGTAAAATTGTAGTAAAAGGATAAGGGAATGCAAATGGCAATAGAGGAGATAAAAAACAACAAATAAGATTGGTTTTTAAGTAAGCGCAGGGCATCTAAACCCAGGATATCCGCAATGGTAGTTTTCGCTCCTTTTTTTACGGGTGGTGTAGCAGGCAATGTAAAACTAAATAAACCCAGCAGTGCCGAAGCAATGGCGGCCATTTTAAAGGTTAAATCTAACTGCCCGCCCTGTTCCCAATTAAGCCAACCAATGGTAAAACCCGCTATAATCCAACCCATTGTTCCCAGCACCCGGATAGGTGGGAATTCCTTACCCGGATTTTTCATTTGCCGAAACGAAATAGAGTTGACCAAAGCAAGCGTGGGCATAAACAAAATCATGTAAATTAAAATGGCAGGATAAAAGCTATCGAAGTTAGCCGCCGTAGAAGCATTCCATAACAAAACACTACCTAATAGATGCAACCAGCCCAGAATATACTGCGCCGAAAAGAAACGGTCGGCAATTAAACCGATAATAAAAGGCGCTAAAATTGCTCCAATAGATTGAGCCAAAAAAGCCATTCCTACCTGGGTAGCCGAAGTGTGCAGATTGGTCAATAAAAAAGTACCCATGGTAACAAACCAGGCGCCCCAGATAAAAAATTCGAGAAACATCATGGTGGAGAGGCGTAATCTTGTTGCTATTTGCATTTAACTTTAAATTTATTTTTTGTAATAAGATTCTAGCTTATCAGTGAGCTAAAAGAGCATCATTTCTGGCTCTTGGCTGATAATTTACGGCAGAGCTATTATTAAAGTAGAAGCTTTTCCCTAAGCATAGAAGGGACGGGATGGTTGATTTTACATTGGATTACCCCATTTCCCTTAGAATTTCCCACGGGCAGTTTTCTAGCCTGCTTTACAACTCCCTAATCCAGATATTGCGAAAACTCACTTCGCTGCCGTGCCCTTGCAGCCGGATAGATGCTTTATCATGAAGTTCGTAGCGGGGAATACCGATGTACTGGATGGTTCCCTGAATTTCGAAATGGTTCAGCGTTAAAATGCCGTTATGCACCACCGTAACATAAGCGGGTTTTTCGAGAGAACCGTTGTATCGAAAACGCGGCGCGGTAAAATAAATATCGAATGTTTCCCAATTGCCCGGTTTATTAGCAGCATTTGCCAGCGGAATAACTTGTTTGTAAATGCTACCCATCTGGCCATTGGCGTACAATGGAGTTTCGTTGTTATAGGAGTCAAAAATTTGAACTTCGTACCGTTCTTGCATAAACACGCCACTATTACCCGCATTATTACGGTCCTTACTGGTTTTAGCATCAGCTGGTATTTTAAATTCCAGGTGCAATTGGCTATCCCCAAACTTTTGTTTGGTCTGGATATCGCCGCTGCCTAATTTAACCGTCATAGCGCCGTCCTGCAGTTTCCATTGGCAAGCGCTATTATCTTTGGCCATCACCCAACTATCGAGGCTTTTCCCATTAAAAAGTACGATGGCATCGGAAGGTGGGGCGCCATTTAGGCCCGGCGTCACTACTGCGGGTTTTGGCTCCCATAATTCCGTAGCCTCCGGTTTAGAATAGTCTTTTTTAAAAATATCCTGCGCATGAGCTATACTACCACCCAGCACAAGCAAGCAAAAAATTATTTTTTTCATATAAGTAAATAACAGATAGCAGGAAGGTTCAACAAGTTTTCAGGCACAAAAAGCTACTGGGTAATGCAGATAGGTTGCCGTACTTGCCCAGCGGGAGGTTGATGGAGTCCTAAACCCGCTGAGCAAGCAACGTAACATTACTTTTAATAACCAGGATTTTGTTCTAAGCCTGTTTTATTTATTTCGGATAATGGAATAGGCAGGTAATACATTCTGGCGGTAAAACTTCTTTGCTGCACATCAATAATATTATATTTCAAAACCCCGTTTTCTTTTTTCCATTCGATTCCTTTGGCGTTTTTATTGCCTGTTTCCTCCGCAATCATCCATCGGCGTACATCAAAAAACCGTTTCGATTCAAAACATAATTCAATTCTTCTTTCATGTTGGATATCTTCCAGTAGCTGTGCACCCGAAGAATTAATTTCCGGCATGTGAACCCTGGCACGTATTTTATTTACATATTCTTTCGCAACGGCTTCATTGCCCAAATAATATTGAGCTTCGGCGTAGTTTAAATACATCTCGGCCAGCCGGAAAAAGATAAAAGGTTGCTTTCCTAAACCTTTTTTAAAATCCAGGCTTTCATCCATAAATTTGCGCATAGAATAACCGGTAGTAGCATAATTCCACGATTCCGGACCATCCCGGGAGTCTAAACCGCCGGGTAAAAAAAACTCGGTTTGCCGGCCCCGGTAAGTAGCGCCCTGGTACACGATATTGGCATAAAACCGGGGGTCGCGGTTTTTATAAGGTTCGGCCGCATGTTCCGGATTGGTCCAGTCGAAGTTGGTGCCGTCCATCATCTTAAAATCATCTACTAAGTTTTGCGAAGGAATATTACCCGACCAGCCATTATAGCCATTGGGAGTATTAATCTGGTCGATGTTGGGATGACTAAATTCAGGAGAATACGGTCGGGCGAAAATAATTTCCGGATTAGCTTTCAAGAAAATCTGGGTATACTCTTGCCAGGTATTTACCGGTACCAGCGAATAATAATTTAAATCTATTACTGCTTTGGCTGCGTCGGAGGCTTGCTGCCATTTATTTGCTTGATCATAAGTAAAAAGCGGACCGTTGGGCGTGCTGGCCGGATCGTGTAGTTTACTGGCCGCATACAGCAACACTTCCGATTTTAAGGCTAGGCAGGCTCCCTGGGTTACTTTACCCCAATTTTCGGCAGTCACTGTGGGGGGCACCATCTCTTTGGCCTCATCCAGTTCTTTTACTATAAAATTAACGCACTCCTGGTAGCTGGCTCTTTTTTCGGTAAATTCATCGTTTAAGCTATAAACATTGGTAATAAGTGGTACACCGCCAAAAAAACTGATTAAATCGGCGTAAGCCTTGGCCCGGATAAACTTCATTTCACCTTTTAAACGCTTTACTTTTTCAGGATCGGCTCCTGGCACATTATCAATCCGGTTCAGGAAAATATTGATATTCCGGATGCTCTTATATCCGTCTCGCCAGCTATTTGTAAACACACCCATATTACTGGCGTCGATGGTTCCGGAACTTACGGGCCAAAAGCCATAGTCAAATAGCATAAAGGCTTCATCGGTAGCCGTGGAAAGCAGGCCACCCGCCCCTTCCTGCGGCCAGCCCCAGCCTCCTAAGGCATCATATGTGGAAAACACCAGCTTCTCTGCTAAATTAATATCCTGCCAAACATCCTCATCAGTGAAAGAAGATCTAGACTTTTTATTTAAAACTTCTTTTTCACAGCCCGTAACTATTATCAGTAAAAGGCTGGTAATCATCCATATTATTTTAGTCGCTTTCATATAACTTGCCCTTATACTATTAAAAACTTAGATTTAATCCGCTCATTATGGTGGTTTGCTGCGGGTAATAGCCGGCATTAGAGGTGTTTATTTCCGGATCGAACTGGCCTTCTATCTTTTTGAAGGTAATTAAATTGGCTCCTCGCACATATAATCGTAATCCTTTTACTTTAATCCGGGATAGCACATTGGAAGGCAGATTGTAGGCTAATTCTACATTATTCAGCCGGAGAAAGGAAGCATCGTATAACCAGAAATCGGAAGCTTTGGTATTGTAAATATCTGTTCTTTGGTAGGCCCGGGGGTATTTAGCGTCCACATTATTTTCGGTCCAGCGGTCATTAAACAGGTACTCCGGCTTATTACCCCCATCCAAAAACAAAAGCATGGTTTCGGCTTTGGCCTGCCCACTGAAAACTGCGTTTAGTTCAAAGGCCTTATAGGCCATTCCTACGTTAAAACCATATTGAATCCTGGGAATGGGGGAAGTATATTTTCTTACCTGGTCATTACCGTTAATCTGTCCGTCTCCATTTACATCCACGTATTTGATATCGCCGGGTTTGGTACCGGGTATATGGGGAGAATTGGTGATTTCGTCTTCCGAACGATATAAGCCATCCGTTTTATAAACCACCCAGGAATTTAAAGGATGGCCTTCCTGAGCTCTATATGGAGGAACATCTTTCGGCTCATCCATAAATACAATTTTATTTTTATTGTAAGTTAAATTACCACCCAGGTTGTATTTTAATTCGCCCACGTTGCCCTGATGATTTAAAGCTACCTCTACACCTTCATTATCTACTTCGCCTAAATTTTCGAGGGGCAGTTCCAAGGCCGTATATTCTGGTACAGATTCGCTTCGGGTAATTAAAATTTGACTGCGTTTGGATTTAAAATAATCCACACTGATGGATAACCCCCCTCGCCATAAATCAGCGTCTAAACCCATGTTCCGGTTTTCAGATACTTCCCAGGTAATATTCGGATTACCGGTATTCGTGATGGTAAAGCCGTTTTCCCGCCGCGGGCTTTCGCCAAAAATATAATAGTTGTTTAATTCGTATTGCGTTAAATACTGAAAAGCGCCAATCCGGTCGTTGCCCATCTTGGCCCAGGAGGCCCGCAGTTTTAAATTATCCAGCCATTTTTTCGTGAAGCCCATAAAGGATTCCTGCGAAATATTCCAGGCCACTGCTACCCCCGGGAAAGTACCAAATCTTTTGCCGCGCGGAAAATTGAAAGAGCCATCCCGTCGTACGGTAATATCCAGCAGGTATTTTCGCATATAATCATAACTGAAAGAACCAAAATAATTGACCCGACCCGTTTCACTGGACGAGCCCTGGTTATCGCGCAGCGCCTGACCTCCGGTAAATAATTCTACTTTCTGATCACTGATTAAATCTCTGCGGAAACCACTCAAGGTTTGCCAGGTACCTACCTGCTGCTCGTATGCAATAAAGCCACTATAGTTATGTTTGCCAAAATTCCGATTATAGGCTAACCGGGCATGGTACAACTGGCTTTGGTTCATATCATTAGCCTGATTTAAGGTTCTAGTATTTCCTACGCTTTGATTTTGGCCGCCTTGCGGCACATATTCGCCGGTGGTTTCGTTGTAATCATACACGGTCCAGATATTATTAAATACTTCTCTACTCCGGATATCAAAATCAAAAGCCGCGTAGCTATTTAGCGCTAAGCCTTTGGTTAGCCAATCCAAGTTGTAATTGAGCGATAACCGGGATTGAAAAATTTTATTCTTATTCTCTACCCAACCGGCCTCATCACTGGATATAATAACCGGGTTTTGACCCTGGGGCCCACCTACCCCCGGCAAACCATTGGGGTAATAGGCGGTATTGTAAGGATAAGCCCAATTCGCAATAAAGGGCATCATCGAAGTTACATCGGTAGCCGTGCTGTGTTGCTCCTCTAACCTGCCGGTTAAATCAAATCCTAAATTTAAATTTTGCGTAACTTGGGCATCTATGTTCGATCTTATTTGATATTGATCATACTTCAGATCCTTGGATTTATACAGCCCGTCCTGATGCAGATAATCACCGCTTATGTAATACTTCACTTTTTCGCTACCGCCAGAGGCCGATAGGTTATGATGCGATTGGGGTGCCCAATCTCTAAAAACTTCTTTGTAAAAATCGGTATTGGGGTGCGTTAACGGGCTAGTGCCGTTTCTGTACTTTTCTAAGTCTTCTGCGGTCCATTGAATGGCCCTTCCGTAACGTTCCGAAATTTCATTTTCCCAGGTGGCATACTGATAAGAATTCATGTATTTGGGCAAACTGGTAAAAGAAGAAACCCCGTAATTAGAAGATAACCGGATTTCACTTTGGCCTGCCTTGCCTCTTTTGGTTTTTACTATTATTACTCCATTGGCTGCCCGGGCACCATAAATAGCGGCAGCAGCATCTTTTAGTACACTAATGCTTTCAATATCATTCGGAGTTAAATGGGAAAAGCTTTCCCGGGGTACCCCATCAATAACAATTAATGGAGCGTTATTTCCCAGGGTCGATTGTCCCCGGATTATAATATTGGCATCATCACTGCCCGGAATCCCTCCTCTGTTATTTACTACTAACCCGGGTATTTTTCCTTGTAGAGCCTGGGTTAAATTCATCTGCGAAGTCTGCTCAATGTTTTTACCATTGATATTGGCAATGGCACCGGTAAGTTCCCCTTTCTCTTTTTCTCCGTAACCTATTACCACCACCTCTTCCAGAGCTTTTGTATCGGATGCCAGTGATATA
This region includes:
- a CDS encoding FecR family protein translates to MKAEIDKHTLFNFFEGKATLMQRALIQKWLEEEANQELYYQWTEEWENENLQLTPDTGEAYQKLLFRIQEAGTGSKNCTTSNTDFTKVLPFLSSIRSFRYGYAAASVVFLLISFATLWVQKDQILNTEYRTAYGEVKTLALPDGSRVVMNANSSLRVPRFGFGSKSREVLLSGEAKFKIVHTKSHQKFIVRTPEQLEVEVLGTEFVVFSRKRGSKVVLNQGKVRLRSPKSGLKTPLAIRPGDVVTINSGGKLQLKHKQSLLAHQAWEEKRFIFDNTSVREIAAILEESFGIKLIIPDSLVANRTFGGTFKVTKPESLLQSLSEMLDLQLVLVDKSTYQLTEPVTAQP
- a CDS encoding 3-keto-disaccharide hydrolase; protein product: MKKIIFCLLVLGGSIAHAQDIFKKDYSKPEATELWEPKPAVVTPGLNGAPPSDAIVLFNGKSLDSWVMAKDNSACQWKLQDGAMTVKLGSGDIQTKQKFGDSQLHLEFKIPADAKTSKDRNNAGNSGVFMQERYEVQIFDSYNNETPLYANGQMGSIYKQVIPLANAANKPGNWETFDIYFTAPRFRYNGSLEKPAYVTVVHNGILTLNHFEIQGTIQYIGIPRYELHDKASIRLQGHGSEVSFRNIWIREL
- a CDS encoding PQQ-dependent sugar dehydrogenase gives rise to the protein MQVLFGAFKISLLFICLAIALGFSSCTGTSANKAVNSKTSSETKAPTQPIVPDPERFQKIELASNLNEPLELQILPEGDVLLIERTGGIKLFDAKENKLRLVTNLPVFHDLEDGLLGLALDPDYALNHFIYFFYSPVGDKAVQRVSRFNFANGTLDVKSEKVLLEIPTQRQECCHSAGSLAFGPDKNLYIALGDNTNPHNPGYYNSIDERKGREFWDAQRTAGNTNDLRGKILRIKPEPDGTYTIPEGNLFPVNTPKTRPEIYAMGVRNPYRIAIDAKTGWLYWGDVGQNTIDNPARGPISYDEWHQAKQPGFFGWPYFAGNNQPYADFDFATEKTGLFFNPLKPINNSPNNTGSQELPPAVGALIWYSYDESKEFKNLGTGGKSPIAGPFYYSKNYQQTPAWVKTPRKFPDYYNGKWFIAEWLRDWINVVTLDEAGNIKDIERFMPTAKFDHPIDLEFGPDGALYVLEYGTGWFAQNQNSRLVRIDYIEGNRPPVAKIKASKTAGAVPLTVSFSGAESFDYDKNDKLTYEWQLLDSEKSLAAGSETKYQFDRPGSFRISLKVTDNQGESSTQEIKIEAGNEQPEVTINFAGNQSFYWNQMPVRYQVKVKDKEDGSLGTGKIAPQEVLTTVDLADMGTDLTFLAQNQEKPTSIYLHPGQQLIKQSDCLGCHQEKTKSIGPSWVQIANRYPEEDKSISALTQKVIKGGNGNWGEAAMSAHPQLTDKEVSQMVKYILAVKMNQEAKNRLPMQGIFKPDNKAEGLYIFRSMYQDKGFGNTPPQVGQITQALRNAKVKAIYCDENQAAIRYNNAYIRFPADNSYISFQNLDLTTIENLKIAFSTSFTCRLSFRLDKPSGIEIGALDLQPNETPGGNITNLITDWKEQTLRIKPLIGKHSLYVVATNFPPDQGNKYLSLNWVYFLPSDTAYK
- a CDS encoding RNA polymerase sigma-70 factor — translated: MFASDKLNSEDCYNPISVSDRKEEVVPTNLNDSELFIRKAFENSPAAGYEMLFRRYYRPLCSHVARITLSRDIAEDLVADVFFSFWEHQLYQKNHTSYRAYLFVAARNQALSYLRSGFHKRPKVDIYENDPLDKKALPDEMLQYNELYLKIDKLIKEVSPQSQKVFIMSRFEGMKNALIADKLEISVKTVEGHITRVLHILRKILKKDAFLTLVGMVQVLMMAEH
- a CDS encoding nucleoside permease, producing the protein MQIATRLRLSTMMFLEFFIWGAWFVTMGTFLLTNLHTSATQVGMAFLAQSIGAILAPFIIGLIADRFFSAQYILGWLHLLGSVLLWNASTAANFDSFYPAILIYMILFMPTLALVNSISFRQMKNPGKEFPPIRVLGTMGWIIAGFTIGWLNWEQGGQLDLTFKMAAIASALLGLFSFTLPATPPVKKGAKTTIADILGLDALRLLKNQSYLLFFISSIAICIPLSFYYNFTNPFLNEIGMAAAAGKQSLGQVSELLFMILMPLFFVRLGVKKMLAVGMLAWIFRYILFAFGDTAANYWMLIVGIVLHGICYDFFFVTGQIYTDNLAGERFKSAAQGLITLATYGVGMLIGSLISGLVVDKWQTPTGNHDWSFIWLIPATIAGVVTFLFLLFFKDQNKKNKPNAAGLPIQEEYAGSITTT
- a CDS encoding RagB/SusD family nutrient uptake outer membrane protein; amino-acid sequence: MKATKIIWMITSLLLIIVTGCEKEVLNKKSRSSFTDEDVWQDINLAEKLVFSTYDALGGWGWPQEGAGGLLSTATDEAFMLFDYGFWPVSSGTIDASNMGVFTNSWRDGYKSIRNINIFLNRIDNVPGADPEKVKRLKGEMKFIRAKAYADLISFFGGVPLITNVYSLNDEFTEKRASYQECVNFIVKELDEAKEMVPPTVTAENWGKVTQGACLALKSEVLLYAASKLHDPASTPNGPLFTYDQANKWQQASDAAKAVIDLNYYSLVPVNTWQEYTQIFLKANPEIIFARPYSPEFSHPNIDQINTPNGYNGWSGNIPSQNLVDDFKMMDGTNFDWTNPEHAAEPYKNRDPRFYANIVYQGATYRGRQTEFFLPGGLDSRDGPESWNYATTGYSMRKFMDESLDFKKGLGKQPFIFFRLAEMYLNYAEAQYYLGNEAVAKEYVNKIRARVHMPEINSSGAQLLEDIQHERRIELCFESKRFFDVRRWMIAEETGNKNAKGIEWKKENGVLKYNIIDVQQRSFTARMYYLPIPLSEINKTGLEQNPGY